Part of the Bacillota bacterium genome, GCGGGCCGGAGAGGAGTCTTCCGTTATGCATGCGGACCGGAATGAAGACGATGGCAGCGGTGGTAAACGCGATCTGAAAAACGGTGGCGGGGTCAGGATGCCCCGGCGTGACAGGATCATTATTGCGGTGTTGGTCGTTCTGCTGATCGTGGGGATTGCTGTACGCTTTTCCGGTTATTTTTCCGGTATGGAGAGGTTGCCAACGGTCAATGATAGCCAATCGTCACCCGAAGAACCATCTTCCGTTCCGGAAGAGGAGGCGATGTGCACGATCCATATCATCGGTGCGGTGGTAAATCCCGGTATCTACGAGTTGCCCATCGGAGCTCGTGTACACGATGTCGTCAATAAAGCGGGCGGGCCCGCGGCGGATGCCGATCTGGAAAAAGTCAACCTGGCCCGGCCGCTCGTCGATGGCGAACAGGTCCATATTCCTCTTGCAGGCGAGGAAGGCCCGGAATCGAATGTATCCGGCATCGCTGACGGCAAAGTGAATATCAACCGTGCCACGCTTGAAGAATTGACCACACTGACGGGTATCGGGGAAAAAAGGGCCCGGAACATAATTGAATATCGCGATGCCCACGGCCCTTTTTCCAAAATAGAAGAGATCATGAACGTACCCAATATCGGTGCGGGATTGTTTGAAGGCATCAAAGAAAATATCACTGTTTACTGACCCGGATCGGGGTTCCATGAGCATAGATATTTTTGCTGTTCTTCGTCCAGGGTGTCGGGTGTCAGGCCCAGGGATTCGAGTTTCAGAATGGCCACCTGCCGATTCAGTTCGGCGGGAAGTGGCAGTACACCCCGTGAAAGTGTCCCCCTGTTCCTGCATAGATAGTCCATTGCCAGATACTGCAATGCAAATGACAGATCCATTATTTCAGCCGGATGGCCGTCACCGGCGGCAAGATTGACCAACCTTCCCTCCGCAAGCAGGTATAGATTGTTGCCGTTGGGCATGCAATATTTCTTGATGTTGGTTTTCACATCAGATATGGATGTGGCCATTTTTTCCAATGAAGAGGTGTCGATTTCCACATTGAAATGCCCCGCATTGCACATCATGGCACCGTTTTTCATCAAGGTGAAATGCTTTTTCCCGATAACTGCATTGCATCCGGTGGCAGTAACAAAGATATTGCCAAGAGGGGCTGCTTCCATCAGGGGTTTCAACTCGTACCCCTCCATGGCAGCTTCCAGCGCCCTTACGGGATCAACCTCGCAGATGATCACCCTTGCCCCAAGCCCCCGGGCACGGGCAGCGATACCCTTTCCGCACCATCCGAAACCGCAGATCACCACTGTTTTGCCGGCGATGAGAAGGTTTGTGGCGCGCATGATTCCATCCCAGACGGACTGCCCTGTACCCAGGCGGTTGTCAAAAAGATGTTTGCATGGTGCATCATTCACGGCGATGACGGGGAAAGCCAGTATGCCCTCCCGTTCCATGGCTCTCAGGCGGATCAATCCGGTCGTCGTCTCCTCGGCAGCCCCGATCACTTTATCTTTCAGGGCGGGGTATTCCCGGTGCAGCATGGTGATCAGATCCCCGCCGTCATCGATAATGAGGTCCGGTTCAGCATCCAGGGTATGTCGAAGATGGCTGTTGTACTCTTCAGGGGTAGCATTGTACCAGGCATACACTTCAGG contains:
- a CDS encoding transporter: MHADRNEDDGSGGKRDLKNGGGVRMPRRDRIIIAVLVVLLIVGIAVRFSGYFSGMERLPTVNDSQSSPEEPSSVPEEEAMCTIHIIGAVVNPGIYELPIGARVHDVVNKAGGPAADADLEKVNLARPLVDGEQVHIPLAGEEGPESNVSGIADGKVNINRATLEELTTLTGIGEKRARNIIEYRDAHGPFSKIEEIMNVPNIGAGLFEGIKENITVY
- a CDS encoding adenosylhomocysteinase, which produces MSIIRDKTLAPAGRKKIDWVKEHMPVLSHLEHTYAPGQPFKGLNLSICLHLEAKTACMAEVFARSGARVAITGSNPLSTQDDVAAALAESGPEVYAWYNATPEEYNSHLRHTLDAEPDLIIDDGGDLITMLHREYPALKDKVIGAAEETTTGLIRLRAMEREGILAFPVIAVNDAPCKHLFDNRLGTGQSVWDGIMRATNLLIAGKTVVICGFGWCGKGIAARARGLGARVIICEVDPVRALEAAMEGYELKPLMEAAPLGNIFVTATGCNAVIGKKHFTLMKNGAMMCNAGHFNVEIDTSSLEKMATSISDVKTNIKKYCMPNGNNLYLLAEGRLVNLAAGDGHPAEIMDLSFALQYLAMDYLCRNRGTLSRGVLPLPAELNRQVAILKLESLGLTPDTLDEEQQKYLCSWNPDPGQ